In one window of Bernardetia sp. DNA:
- a CDS encoding DoxX-like family protein: protein MFSQKNIFTYFIGLVWLINGFFAKVLHLVPRHELIVQTIFQDIIDAESAFYLTKFIGFSEIILAIWMEFCV, encoded by the coding sequence ATGTTTTCTCAAAAAAATATTTTTACTTACTTCATTGGATTAGTATGGCTCATAAATGGATTTTTTGCTAAAGTTTTGCACCTTGTACCTCGTCATGAACTTATTGTCCAAACTATTTTTCAAGATATTATAGATGCAGAAAGTGCCTTTTATCTTACCAAATTCATTGGATTTTCAGAAATTATTTTGGCTATTTGGATGGAATTTTGTGTGTAA